The genomic segment ATCGCAGTCCGCTGTCAGTGATCCTGATGGATGTGGATCATTTCAAAGCGTACAACGACAACTATGGACATACCGAAGGCGATCAGTGCCTGATTGGTATTGCTCAGTTCCTTGACGCAACCTTTATTCGCAGTGGTGAATATGTGGGGCGCTATGGGGGAGAAGAGTTTGTCGTGCTGTTGACTCAATGTAACCTGGCGCAAGCAAAAGAGAACGCGCATCGCATTCGTGAGGGGATAAACCAACTTGCCATTCCTCATGAACACTCTGACACCAGTCATAACGTGACAATGTCACTGGGAGTCTATTCTGTTATTCCTGACGGCACGGAAGCAATCAGTCAACTTTACGAAAATGCTGATAAGATGCTGTATCAAGCAAAGCGCAGCGGTAGAAACCGCTATGTTTGTGTCGGGGACAGCGACAAGTTGCAAGCAGTTCAGTAGTTAGCACGACTATACTGTTTGTTATCTTTCTATGTTCAGGGCTACCTCGTGATCGCTCGACGCTTTTGTTATCAACGCTTCTGTTATCGACGCTTTTGTTATCAACGTATTTATTTTCGGCGCTTTGGTTATCTTAGCCCGCTGTGTATTGGCTTGCTTTTGATATCTAGCCCAATAAAAGCCGATCCGAGATTTAGTAAGCTGTTTGAAAATGCTTTCGCTGGCGCGGTGATACTATCAGACAGTGACGCCGTCACGTTGGGTTTTAAAGATTTTGATCCGAATAACTGGCTCAATATCGACGATGAAGATGCGGGCACGCCTGAGTCGGTCGATTTAAGAAAAAGCCTCAATGTTTATACGCTTCCTTGGACCGAAACCCTGACTCAGTCGCCTACATTCAATAATCAGTTAGTGTTTCGCCTATCTGCATTAGAAGCCGATGGAGATACCATTGATTTCCAGAGTTCCAAGCCCGACAAGCATCACGAGTATGTGTTGGGTGGCTACGTAGGCTATCAGCAGCAAATCAAGTTTGAAGATCACTGGTCATTTAATACTGGCGTTGGAGCTCACCTTCAGTATTACAAAAGCCGTTATAGCTATAACTCTGCAGCATCAAAGCAGTACCTCAAACCCCTTGTTGATGGGGTATTAGTCAATACCGATGCTTGGGCGACGACGGCTCAATCTGAAGTTGGTTTTAGTTACCTCAAACTCAAACAGTGGGGAAAGCTGACTTTTGATTCCAGTTTCAATTACTTTTACGGTGTCGGCTGGGGAGAGGCGAATCAGGGAGACGTTGGCTATCCGGAAGGTTGGTATTGGTCTAATGAAGCCAAACTATTTTTTGATGTCACCGACTTCGGTCGTTCAGTACAGACCATTTATTCGAGTATTCGTCGGGTCGATATTGGGGGCGATACCTTTAATACTATCGGATCTCCCTATTATTACGAGGCGACTCTAGGTTGGTTGATGACACCACCATTTGCGATCAAGTTCGTCGACAATATTGGTATTGGATTAAGCATCAATTATGGCAGCGCGCTGAAAGGGGGAAGTTTGGTGCTGTTTTTTAACCAAGACTGAGGATCATGCTCTTTGTACGCAGTTTCGACCTTTCTTCTTCGCTTGATACAAGGCTTCATCCGCCAATTTAAGAACTTCGTTTGGCTTACGGGTATGGCTTGTATCTGCAACACCGATACTAATCGTGATACTGACATGGCTTGCTTTGCTTTTTGCGCGTTTGGCAGCGCCGACTTTGTTATCTTCAGGGCGATGATCCATATCTCTTAATACCATTTGGTAGTCAGCGATCTCTTGACGTAAATCATCGAGGTATTGGTGACTGTCAGCGGCATTTTTGCCTTTGAATAGCACTGTGAATTCCTCGCCACCATATCGATAGACTTTGGCATTTCCTTTAACAGACGTCAGTTTAGAAGCGACCAATTTTAAGACTTGATCACCGGTGTCGTGACCGTAGGTATCATTGAACTTTTTAAAATGGTCGACATCCAGCATCGCGATGGCGTATCGACGACCTAAGTGCTTCATGTCCATTTCGAGCGCGCGACGACCGGGAATATTGGTCAAACGGTCGTTAAATGCCATTTGATGGCTTGCTGAAATCAAATAGATAATGTTCAAAATACCGGCTAATGAAAACAGTGTGCTTGAGATACTCGGTAAGTGAAAGATGATAAAGGTCGTGGATGCAAGCAGTACCGATGAATAAACGGAAGCGTCAATCGCCCGTTGATATTTCAACAAAAATATCCCCGTAGCACCGCTGATGGCGAAGCAATAAAGCACCAGCACTAACGGCAGACTGGAAATCTGTGGCACCGATGTCAATAAGGCATCACTAAAGTCGGCAAAGCCACCTTGCGCAAGGTGACTAATAATCAGATAACTCCACAAGATAAAGCTGGCTAATATGGCGATAAATAACGCCATTGTTTTGTTTAACAACCCAGTATCAGGGAACAAGTAAGCAAGACAACAAGCAACGGGGAGTAACAGACACAATAAAGACACTTCGAGTAACGTGGTGCCAGTGGACAGAGGCGTTTGAAGCCGTTGTTGAATGACAAAGTAGGCGACAAGCATTGCGATACTCACCATTGCCATCGTCGACTGCTTAAAGGTATGCCCAAGAGCAATAGCGGTCAAAAATAAGATATACGGTAGATTGGTAGAAAAACCAGCATTGGCGTTAGCAATCTGCACAATTTGTCCCAGCCCCAATAACACGCCGATGATCAACGCGATAGGAAGCAATAAGCGAACGAGGTGTGAACCAAGTAGGGAGTTAGACATAATCGTAAAAAAATCAATTGCTAGGCTGAGATAAGTTGATGGTTAAGGATACGGTAATTTGATGTTTTGCCAAGTGATTTATGGTGTTTTTTATCAGTTAACCGTTTGCTATTTAGTAAATTATTTCTTTGCGTGGTAAACCCGAAAGATCTTTATGAATTTAGTTGGTTAACATCGCATATTTTTTACATAACCAGTTGACCCGTTACCGTAAAGTCGACAACATGGGTTGAATTAGTTTCATAGTAAAAGGACCAAGTAATGGGTTTTCTTTCCAAGTTATTCGGCGGCAATAAAGCCAAAAAATCACCTTCTGTTGAGCCGGTCGAATACAACGAGTTTTTAATCTACCAAGAAGCAATCGAAGAGGGCGGTCAGTATCGTGTTGCGGGTAGGATCACCAAAGATATAGAAGGTGAAGTCAAAGAGTACCGTTTTATACGTTCTGACGTTGTGGCATCTAAAGGGGATGCAAACGAGTTAATGTTAAGCAAGGCGAAAATGTTTATCGATCAAATGAATGGCAATATTTTCAACTGATCGGAGCGCTGACCATTAAATCAATCATTGCTAACAATTTGCTTTGATATATATCATCTCGGCGTCAACGTTGTTTGTATAGGATTGTAATTCAAAATGTTACCTGTTCTTTGCTGTGGCTTTGGGGTTCAGGTAATGAGTACGCAAAGGTTGTACCACCTTCGGCAACATACAACGACAAAGCCACTTAATTTTAACATGCGTAGATAGTGAATTTGTCTCAAGGAATACAAAACGATTTACTAAGAGCCTTTTATTGTTTTCTAAAGGGACAATGACTCTATTAATAGTTAAGGAATAGCTATGCAAATAGGTGTGCCACGAGAAAGCCTCTCCGGAGAAACGCGGGTAGCCGCGACCCCTAAATCAGTTGAACAACTTTTAAAGCTTGGCTTTGAAGTTTGTATTGAATCCAATGCTGGTGCGCTTGCCAGTTTTGACGATTCTGCCTACCAAACCGCAGGGGCTTCCATCGCCACTCACGACGAAGTTTGGCAATCCGATTTAATTCTTAAAGTAAATGCGCCAAGCGATCAAGAGATTGATCTCATCAAGTCCGGTGCGAGTTTAGTCAGCTTTATTTGGCCGGCACAAAACCCTGAATTGATGGAAAAGCTATCAAGCAAGAATATCAATGTGATGGCGATGGACTCTGTTCCAAGGATCTCACGCGCTCAGGCTCTAGATGCATTGAGCTCGATGGCCAATATTGCCGGCTATCGCGCGGTGGTCGAAGCAGCACATGAATTTGGTCGTTTCTTTACCGGTCAGATTACCGCTGCGGGTAAAGTTCCACCCGCTAAAGTCTTAGTTGCAGGAGCGGGGGTTGCGGGTCTTGCCGCGATTGGAGCCGCAGGGAGTCTTGGCGCGATTGTTCGCTCTTTCGACGTACGTCCGGAAGTAAAAGAACAAGTTGAGTCGATGGGGGCAGAGTTTCTTGAAGTCGATTATCAAGAAGATTCAGGCTCAGGTGATGGATACGCCAAAGAGATGTCTGACGACTTTAACAAAAAAGCCGCTGAACTTTATATGCAGCAAGCCAAAGACGTCGATATTATTGTTACGACCGCTCTTATCCCAGGTCGCCCAGCCCCTAAATTGATTACCAAAGAGATGGTCGATGCCATGCAACCGGGTAGCGTGATCGTTGACCTTGCAGCAGCGAATGGCGGTAACTGTGAGTACACCGTCGCTGATCAGGTGATTACCACCGAAAATGGCGTTAAAGTCATTGGTTATACCGATATGGTCGGTCGACTACCAACTCAATCCTCTCAATTGTATGCCACAAACCTGGTCAATCTGCTTAAGCTGCTTTGTAAAAACAAAGATGGCGCAGTGGATATCGACTTTGAAGACGTAGTGATTCGAGGTGTGACGGTCGTTAAAGAGGGCGAAGTCACTTGGCCTGCGCCTCCTATTCAAGTGTCAGCGCAGCCAGCGCCCGCTAAACCAGTGGATAAGCCTAAGGTTAAACCTGAGCCAGAACCGACATCACCGGTTAAGAAATTCGCTGGTCTTGTGGTCGCGGTGGGTGCTTTTGCTTGGATTGCTTCAGTCGCACCGGCGGCTTTCTTATCGCATTTCACGGTATTTGTTCTTGCCTGTGTGGTTGGATATTACGTGGTCTGGAATGTTACCCATGCACTGCATACACCGCTAATGTCGGTGACCAATGCTATCTCGGGCATTATTGTTGTTGGTGCTTTATTACAAATAGGTCAAGGCAGTGGTGTGGTGACCGTCTTGTCATTTATTGCGGTATTGATCGCCAGTATCAATATTTTTGGTGGCTTTACGGTCACAAAACGCATGCTTGAAATGTTCCGCAAAGACAAATAGGAGGGCGACATGTCATCAGGATTAGTACAAGCAGCCTATATTGTCGCTGCATTATTTTTTATCATGAGTCTAGCCGGACTCTCTAAGCAAGAATCGGCGCGTTCCGGAAACTATTACGGTATCACCGGTATGGCGATTGCGCTCATTGCCACCATCTTTGGTCCAGATGCCCAAGGTTTTACTTGGGTTATCATCGCCATGGTGATCGGTGCTTCTATCGGTATCTATTACGCCAAAAAAGTCGAAATGACGGAAATGCCCGAATTAGTAGCGATACTGCATAGTTTTGTTGGTATGGCAGCGGTTTTGGTCGGTTATAACAGTTATATCGATGCACCAGAAGCGGCAACGCATGCTGAGCATGTCATCCACTTAGTTGAAGTGTTCTTAGGTGTGTTTATCGGTGCCGTGACTTTCACCGGCTCAATTGTTGCGTTTGGTAAATTAAGAGGCGTCATTTCGTCTTCACCACTTTCCATTCCGCATAAACATAAGTGGAATCTAGCGGCGATCGTTGTTTCAGTCTTGCTGCTTATCTACTTTGTCAAAGCCGATGGCAGCATGTTTGCGTTGATCATCATGACCTTGATTGCCTTTGCGTTTGGCTACCACCTTGTGGCTTCCATTGGTGGTGCAGATATGCCAGTGGTTGTGTCAATGTTGAACTCATATTCGGGTTGGGCAGCTGCGGCAGCGGGCTTTATGCTTGCCAACGATCTGCTTATCGTTACCGGTGCCTTGGTCGGTTCGTCAGGGGCTATCCTGTCTTATATTATGTGTAAGGCGATGAACCGCTCGTTTATCAGTGTTATTGCTGGTGGCTTTGGTCAAGAGGTCGTCATCTCTACCGATGAAGAGCAGGGTGAACATAGAGAGATCACAGCTGACGATGTGGCTGAGCTACTGAAAAACAGTAAGTCGGTGATCATCACTCCGGGATACGGTATGGCGGTTGCTCAAGCACAGTATCCAGTCCAAGACATTACCGAAAAGCTGCGCTCGTTAGGTATTGATGTGCGCTTTGGTATTCACCCAGTTGCGGGACGCTTACCTGGCCATATGAATGTCCTGT from the Vibrio hippocampi genome contains:
- a CDS encoding Solitary outer membrane autotransporter beta-barrel domain → MIARRFCYQRFCYRRFCYQRIYFRRFGYLSPLCIGLLLISSPIKADPRFSKLFENAFAGAVILSDSDAVTLGFKDFDPNNWLNIDDEDAGTPESVDLRKSLNVYTLPWTETLTQSPTFNNQLVFRLSALEADGDTIDFQSSKPDKHHEYVLGGYVGYQQQIKFEDHWSFNTGVGAHLQYYKSRYSYNSAASKQYLKPLVDGVLVNTDAWATTAQSEVGFSYLKLKQWGKLTFDSSFNYFYGVGWGEANQGDVGYPEGWYWSNEAKLFFDVTDFGRSVQTIYSSIRRVDIGGDTFNTIGSPYYYEATLGWLMTPPFAIKFVDNIGIGLSINYGSALKGGSLVLFFNQD
- a CDS encoding GGDEF domain-containing protein; the encoded protein is MSNSLLGSHLVRLLLPIALIIGVLLGLGQIVQIANANAGFSTNLPYILFLTAIALGHTFKQSTMAMVSIAMLVAYFVIQQRLQTPLSTGTTLLEVSLLCLLLPVACCLAYLFPDTGLLNKTMALFIAILASFILWSYLIISHLAQGGFADFSDALLTSVPQISSLPLVLVLYCFAISGATGIFLLKYQRAIDASVYSSVLLASTTFIIFHLPSISSTLFSLAGILNIIYLISASHQMAFNDRLTNIPGRRALEMDMKHLGRRYAIAMLDVDHFKKFNDTYGHDTGDQVLKLVASKLTSVKGNAKVYRYGGEEFTVLFKGKNAADSHQYLDDLRQEIADYQMVLRDMDHRPEDNKVGAAKRAKSKASHVSITISIGVADTSHTRKPNEVLKLADEALYQAKKKGRNCVQRA
- a CDS encoding HlyU family transcriptional regulator — encoded protein: MGFLSKLFGGNKAKKSPSVEPVEYNEFLIYQEAIEEGGQYRVAGRITKDIEGEVKEYRFIRSDVVASKGDANELMLSKAKMFIDQMNGNIFN
- the pntA gene encoding Re/Si-specific NAD(P)(+) transhydrogenase subunit alpha — its product is MQIGVPRESLSGETRVAATPKSVEQLLKLGFEVCIESNAGALASFDDSAYQTAGASIATHDEVWQSDLILKVNAPSDQEIDLIKSGASLVSFIWPAQNPELMEKLSSKNINVMAMDSVPRISRAQALDALSSMANIAGYRAVVEAAHEFGRFFTGQITAAGKVPPAKVLVAGAGVAGLAAIGAAGSLGAIVRSFDVRPEVKEQVESMGAEFLEVDYQEDSGSGDGYAKEMSDDFNKKAAELYMQQAKDVDIIVTTALIPGRPAPKLITKEMVDAMQPGSVIVDLAAANGGNCEYTVADQVITTENGVKVIGYTDMVGRLPTQSSQLYATNLVNLLKLLCKNKDGAVDIDFEDVVIRGVTVVKEGEVTWPAPPIQVSAQPAPAKPVDKPKVKPEPEPTSPVKKFAGLVVAVGAFAWIASVAPAAFLSHFTVFVLACVVGYYVVWNVTHALHTPLMSVTNAISGIIVVGALLQIGQGSGVVTVLSFIAVLIASINIFGGFTVTKRMLEMFRKDK
- the pntB gene encoding Re/Si-specific NAD(P)(+) transhydrogenase subunit beta; this translates as MSSGLVQAAYIVAALFFIMSLAGLSKQESARSGNYYGITGMAIALIATIFGPDAQGFTWVIIAMVIGASIGIYYAKKVEMTEMPELVAILHSFVGMAAVLVGYNSYIDAPEAATHAEHVIHLVEVFLGVFIGAVTFTGSIVAFGKLRGVISSSPLSIPHKHKWNLAAIVVSVLLLIYFVKADGSMFALIIMTLIAFAFGYHLVASIGGADMPVVVSMLNSYSGWAAAAAGFMLANDLLIVTGALVGSSGAILSYIMCKAMNRSFISVIAGGFGQEVVISTDEEQGEHREITADDVAELLKNSKSVIITPGYGMAVAQAQYPVQDITEKLRSLGIDVRFGIHPVAGRLPGHMNVLLAEAKVPYDIVLEMDEINDDFPETDTVLVIGANDTVNPAALEDPNSPIAGMPVLEVWNAQNVIVFKRSMNTGYAGVQNPLFFKENTSMLFGDAKESVDAISKAL